One Deltaproteobacteria bacterium genomic window, TCACTGGGCGATTTGGAGAGAGCTTGTCCGGGTGTAAGCCGGGATATGGTTCGCAGGGTTCTTCGGGATCTTCAGGCCAAAGGGGGTGTCGAATGTCTTGGGCGAGGTCCCGGTGCTCTTTGGCGAAAGGATTAAAAGGGGTAATACCGTTAAAGGGTGTAATAAAGAGGGTAATAGAATGACGGATGGAACCATGAGAAGGGCTGATAGGATAACCTTATCACGAACCGTCGAAGTGATAAGAATGCACGTTTTTTGGTAAATATATCTTGGTAGAATATATAGAGTCGGGGCCTAATATCTCTCAGGCCTGTTGCTTGAAATGGCAGGAGGGCAAATGTCGTGGATTATCTACCCGACAACCGAACAGACTTTCTGTTTTATACCTCGGCAGCCGGCGAAGTAAAAGCAGAGGTTTTTTTGAAGGATGAATCGGTCTGGCTTACACAGAAAAGCATGGCGACGTTGTTTGGCGTCAAGGTTCCGGCAATAAACAAACATTTAAAAAATGTCTTTGATTCCAAAGAATTAGATGAGGATTCAGTTGTTTCCATTTTGGAAACAACTGCTGCGGACAATAAAAAATACAAAACAAGGTTTTACAATCTTGATGCTATTGTCTCGGTCGGATACCGGGTCAATTCCTACCAGGCAACCCAATTCCGCTCAAAATATTTTTGTAAAATGCGTGGGCCTGACCCTGAGACCCTGCCCCGATGGGAAATGGCCGCTCAAGTCGCCAGCCAAGTCGTCGCACATGCCTGCGCCAAAGCGGCTTGGGCATCCTGGCAAGTCGCGGCAGGATTTAAGTGCTGGAGTATGGGGAAACGGGGTTTAGTTGGAATCAAGGAAGCAGTTGCCGGCAACACCGACAGAGAGTGACGTCCGATGTACCTATCTGAACTTCGTATAGAGAACTTCCGAATGTTCGGCGAGGGTGATGCAGCGCTGCTCATGCCGCTTCACTCCGGCCTCAATGTCCTCGCGGGTCAGAACGATTCCGGCAAGATGGAAGCTGCACTGCTCAAGAAGATCGTCGCCAACCGGGGGGCGCTTTTGGAAGAAGGGCTTTCCGGCGTAGAAGTCAAGGCCGAGCAGCCGACGCTGTGTTCAGAAGACGGGGTATAAGATCACTAAAACGGAGTCGGAAACGGCAGGGGAAAGAGGAACGACATGTTCGATACCATTGCGGAATTACTAGAAAAGCTGCGACTGGGCGAAGACACCTACCTCGAATCGAAGGCTGTTCGATTCGCGGGGGGCAAAGTCGCCGCTCCGCATCGGGACAGTCTTGCCGACGAACTAGCGTCAATGGCCAACAGCCGGGGAGGAGTATGCCTGCTCGGGGCGGAAGATGAGACCCGAGACGCCACCGGTATCCCGTTAGAACATCTTGATACGGTTGAAGATTTTGTGCGCGAGGTTTGCACGGATTCCATCAAGCCGGGTCTTGCGCCTGTCATTGAGCGGCTCTTTCTTCCCGATGCGACAGGAACTCGAGTCCCGAT contains:
- a CDS encoding virulence RhuM family protein encodes the protein MATLFGVKVPAINKHLKNVFDSKELDEDSVVSILETTAADNKKYKTRFYNLDAIVSVGYRVNSYQATQFRSKYFCKMRGPDPETLPRWEMAAQVASQVVAHACAKAAWASWQVAAGFKCWSMGKRGLVGIKEAVAGNTDRE